Genomic window (Cucumis sativus cultivar 9930 chromosome 2, Cucumber_9930_V3, whole genome shotgun sequence):
TTAGTGACGTTTGCGCGTTACTAAAAGCTTACTATTAGTAATATATGTTATGTcactctttattttttatagtgATTTATTGGCCGACTCACCACTAAATGTGATGTTTTAGTGACAAATAATGTTGTTGATAAAAGTTATTGTGATCGTTACAAACATCTTTTGCAACGTATTAAAGTGTGGCACTAAAAAtttctacatattttttttaaaaaaaccaattcCATATCATTATtaagaaccaaaataaaatgtctatagaaataaaattttgaccAAAATAGAATATGTCTACgaaaacaaaagaatcacAAAAGTGAAAGGTTTTATATGTGGTGTTATACTTTTAGACACATACAAAATTACACATTCGCACTCGCACTCCGTAAGTGACCACGATAGCATCAGTAAATGGAAATACAAAAAGCATGGAACATTTACATGTTTATGGAATGGATGTACAGTACTTCCGGGATTAGGGTTAAATAACCCTTATCATAATACTCCACTCATAACTCTTTTCTCAAACACATGTTATAATAacactatatttataattttttccccAAACGCATCTTATCAGGgatagttgtaaatttagtcattagatacaaaataattaagtatatagcaacattttttaaaaaaattgcaaatataacaaaatttgttaacttctatcaatgataaaattttatcatcgTCTCATcaatagaccatgttgcaaatattgatctattattgatagatcatataaatctatcagtgatacaagtctatcagcgattgttttgctatatttacaattttttaaaattgttgttatatctataattattattcataaaatataatggtcatcaattataattaccctaTCATAATACTACCACAATAATTCTTCCccaaaacacatattatcataacactaccattcatatttcttcacccaaacatatattatcataacactaccaATAATAACCCTAAtcccaaacacatattattataaaactaaGAATATTAGAATTATCATAATACTTTTCCTCCGTAACTCTTTCCCTCCTCCTCCATACCCACCTACCTTGACAAGGATAATTATTCAAAtgtctttcaaatatttggaataaacataaacaatgtTTCTAATCTAAGTTAATGAAAGAGGCTAATTTTTCCAACAAATCAACAGCCTTTTCACACTCAGGTTTCTTCAAATGAAACACATGATTTTCTTCGCCGTGCTCCACCGTCTCCACCGTCCCATTCCACCCGCTGCTCTTCAAATCTTCCTCGTAATTCTTCCCTCCAGACTTCAGAAAATCATTTTCCGCTAAAAAAATCTTCACTCTCTTACAACCCAACTTGGCCAGATCCTCTATGGTTGGTCTCAGTAACTTTGTCTCCGAACACAGATACTTCCACAGCCTATTCTCTCCCCCATCACCAAAAAACGGGTGAATCAAAGCCATTGCCACTACCTTCGCTCCACCCAGTTCCTCTGCCGACGAACTTGCTCGAGCAGCCAAATAATGGCAGATGTTTGCACCGGCACTATCCCCAGCTAAACAAATACGGTTGAAATCCACATATGTGTTTAGCCATGGCTCTGAACCATCTCTGTTGTTTATGGAAAGATTTAACTCAACTTAATCTCTTATCACATTATACTTGAAAGCATACATAGATGTATATAGCTCACTTGATGAAGtccaaaaaatataattatttcaatatatttcagaagttagttaattaaaactaatttaggTCTAAATTAATACTAGATGTTTAAGGGTTATTTGTTTGAatgattatataaaaaaaatgtcaaaaaaattcttttgattaaccatttaaaatactattttaaaacttaggttaaagttattttaaatagttgtcaaaaatattttaactttttctaacggactaattttaaaattacacactaaaaaacttaaaccAAATACACTCAATATCAAGATACTGCAACTTTGATTCAAATTAACTATATAGTGTTTGATActctaaatttagtttaatttgatatctatAACTTTAGAAGCTAacttttatggttttttttaatgtctcTCTAATATTTAGTATAATTTTGA
Coding sequences:
- the LOC101215847 gene encoding 2-hydroxyisoflavanone dehydratase, encoding MASSTNKNDDVAFDFFPFLRVYTDGRVQRLMTTSDIVPADADDPKSPFRSKDVTISTDPAVSARVFIPSSADPNQKLPLLLYVHGGAFCIESAFSLQYHQHVGSLAAKANAVAVSVEYRLAPEHPIPACYEDCWDALRWVAAHVNRDGSEPWLNTYVDFNRICLAGDSAGANICHYLAARASSSAEELGGAKVVAMALIHPFFGDGGENRLWKYLCSETKLLRPTIEDLAKLGCKRVKIFLAENDFLKSGGKNYEEDLKSSGWNGTVETVEHGEENHVFHLKKPECEKAVDLLEKLASFINLD